From a single Bremerella alba genomic region:
- a CDS encoding MFS transporter, with protein sequence MTDAHVTTEGPQSNRAARGIVFLTVFIDLLGFGMVLPLLPIYADQFVVDEAGWLIGLLMASFSAMQFIFAPLWGRLSDRIGRRPVLMIGLLGSVIFYTLFGVATIAQSLTLLFISRIGAGIAGATISTAQAYIADTTTLAERPKGMALIGMAFGLGFTFGPLFGYLAVPSGTGDPGPAPGFAAAGLSLVALLLAYFKLPESRSGDSPSAAKQNLSVSGLRDSLSIPSIALLLTTLFVVVFSFANFETTLSMLLKGREGQEQPFSFTFGQVCLTYAYIGFTLALVQGGIVRRIAGKVSEGILASVGCILMAVGMVLILKATQDQSVGLLLGSLAIVVSGFGFMMPSLNSFISRRSDPDKQGGILGIGQSVNSLARIIGSGLGIPLLKLNIVAPFAISAVIMGVGLLLVIVASRSGKDFTANES encoded by the coding sequence ATGACAGATGCCCACGTCACCACAGAAGGTCCGCAGAGTAATCGAGCGGCCCGGGGCATTGTGTTCCTGACGGTCTTTATCGACCTGTTAGGCTTCGGCATGGTACTGCCCCTTTTGCCGATCTATGCCGATCAGTTCGTCGTAGATGAAGCTGGCTGGCTCATTGGACTGCTGATGGCCAGTTTCTCGGCGATGCAATTTATCTTCGCCCCGTTGTGGGGACGGCTTTCCGACCGGATTGGACGTCGACCCGTGTTGATGATTGGTCTGTTGGGGAGCGTGATTTTCTATACGCTATTCGGCGTGGCCACGATCGCACAATCGCTGACACTGTTGTTTATTTCTCGCATCGGAGCAGGAATCGCCGGAGCAACCATCTCGACGGCTCAGGCTTATATCGCCGACACAACGACCCTGGCGGAACGCCCCAAGGGGATGGCACTGATCGGTATGGCATTCGGGCTTGGGTTTACCTTTGGCCCACTGTTCGGTTACTTGGCCGTGCCCAGTGGTACCGGAGACCCTGGTCCGGCCCCTGGTTTTGCTGCGGCAGGGCTGTCCTTGGTGGCGTTGCTTCTGGCCTACTTTAAGTTGCCGGAAAGTCGTTCGGGCGATAGTCCTTCTGCCGCCAAGCAAAACCTTTCGGTGTCTGGCCTGCGCGATTCCCTTTCGATTCCGTCGATTGCGTTGCTTTTGACGACACTGTTTGTGGTCGTATTCTCGTTTGCTAATTTCGAGACAACGCTTTCGATGCTGCTCAAGGGACGCGAAGGGCAAGAGCAGCCGTTCTCCTTCACCTTCGGCCAGGTCTGCTTGACCTACGCCTACATTGGGTTCACGCTGGCGTTGGTCCAAGGGGGTATCGTGCGGCGCATTGCGGGGAAGGTCAGCGAAGGAATCCTGGCATCGGTTGGTTGCATTTTGATGGCCGTTGGAATGGTGCTGATTTTGAAAGCTACCCAAGATCAATCGGTAGGCCTGTTGTTGGGATCGCTGGCGATTGTGGTTTCGGGCTTTGGTTTCATGATGCCGTCGCTCAACTCGTTTATCTCACGCCGTAGCGACCCAGATAAACAGGGCGGTATCTTGGGCATCGGCCAGAGCGTGAACTCTCTGGCCCGCATTATCGGCTCGGGCTTGGGGATTCCACTGTTGAAGCTGAACATCGTCGCCCCGTTTGCCATCTCGGCAGTCATCATGGGTGTAGGGCTGCTGCTGGTGATCGTGGCTTCGCGAAGCGGGAAAGACTTTACCGCCAACGAGTCTTAG
- a CDS encoding mannose-1-phosphate guanylyltransferase, translating to MLHAIIMAGGSGTRFWPASRNQQPKQLLQMTGETSMIQATCHRLGDLVPSEQLYIFTAKHLVQPISEQLPKVPKNSIVGEPHKRDTAPCIGLAALLVQKSDPDGTMVVMPSDHVISPESVFRESIEAAVALVDAKPERLVTFGIPPTYAAETFGYIERGTPLDSTSIKAYDVVRFREKPKGKVAQEYFDSGNFYWNAGIFIWKAKTVLDALKKNEPEMFAHLEAIADSWGTDQQDEIFDQEFGAIQGKSIDYAVMEHHEEIVVVEAPFNWDDVGNWQSMSRLHGQDDCGNTHLGDVLAIDSNGCIVRGENGHLIVTLGTQELIIVHTPDATLVADKAREEDIRKVVKKLEEGGLRHLL from the coding sequence ATGTTGCACGCGATAATCATGGCCGGAGGATCCGGTACGCGTTTCTGGCCTGCGAGTCGAAACCAGCAGCCCAAGCAATTACTACAGATGACAGGCGAAACTTCCATGATCCAGGCGACCTGCCATCGCCTGGGTGACTTGGTGCCGAGCGAGCAGCTTTACATCTTCACTGCGAAGCATCTTGTCCAGCCTATCAGCGAGCAGCTTCCCAAGGTGCCGAAGAACTCGATCGTGGGCGAACCCCACAAACGAGATACGGCGCCTTGCATTGGCTTGGCGGCGTTGCTGGTCCAGAAGAGCGACCCTGATGGCACGATGGTGGTCATGCCGTCCGATCATGTCATTTCGCCAGAGTCCGTCTTTCGCGAATCGATTGAAGCCGCCGTGGCACTGGTCGATGCGAAGCCAGAGCGACTCGTCACGTTCGGCATCCCGCCAACTTACGCGGCCGAAACGTTTGGCTACATCGAACGCGGCACTCCACTCGATTCCACGTCGATCAAGGCCTACGACGTGGTTCGTTTTCGCGAAAAGCCTAAAGGGAAAGTTGCTCAAGAGTACTTCGATTCCGGCAATTTCTACTGGAACGCAGGCATCTTCATCTGGAAGGCCAAGACCGTTCTCGACGCATTAAAGAAGAACGAGCCTGAGATGTTCGCTCATCTGGAAGCGATCGCCGATAGCTGGGGAACCGACCAGCAAGACGAGATTTTCGATCAAGAATTCGGTGCCATCCAGGGCAAGTCAATTGACTACGCCGTGATGGAACATCATGAAGAGATTGTTGTTGTTGAAGCTCCGTTCAACTGGGACGATGTCGGCAACTGGCAAAGTATGTCGCGTCTGCATGGGCAGGACGACTGCGGCAACACCCACCTGGGAGATGTCCTGGCGATTGACTCCAACGGCTGTATCGTGCGTGGCGAGAACGGCCATCTGATCGTCACCTTGGGCACCCAAGAATTAATCATCGTGCACACACCAGACGCGACGCTGGTTGCCGATAAAGCGCGGGAAGAAGACATCCGCAAGGTGGTCAAGAAGCTCGAAGAAGGGGGACTGCGGCACCTTCTATAA
- the ruvX gene encoding Holliday junction resolvase RuvX: MSTPIPEIPETGRIAAVDYGTVRIGVAITDPDRVLCSPLENYNRRSPSKDAQYFKELAELERIVLFVVGLPVHLSGDESQKSYEARQFGKWLFETTNVPVTFYDERFTTSMAKDMLQDAGLTKKRRKARLDMLSAQILLTAFLENPNRALGSISGLDDR, from the coding sequence ATGAGCACCCCAATCCCTGAGATACCTGAAACGGGACGCATCGCGGCGGTCGACTACGGGACGGTGCGCATCGGCGTTGCCATTACCGACCCTGACCGAGTGCTGTGCAGTCCGCTGGAAAACTACAATCGCCGTAGCCCCTCGAAGGATGCCCAATACTTCAAGGAACTGGCCGAGCTTGAACGAATCGTTCTGTTTGTTGTTGGACTTCCGGTTCATTTAAGCGGCGACGAAAGCCAGAAGTCGTACGAAGCGCGCCAGTTCGGCAAGTGGCTCTTCGAGACGACCAACGTGCCGGTGACTTTCTACGACGAACGCTTCACCACCAGCATGGCAAAAGACATGCTGCAAGATGCCGGACTAACCAAGAAACGCCGCAAAGCCCGGCTGGACATGCTGTCGGCGCAGATCTTGCTGACCGCTTTCTTAGAAAACCCCAATCGGGCATTGGGAAGCATCTCGGGACTTGATGATCGCTAA